The Neovison vison isolate M4711 chromosome 5, ASM_NN_V1, whole genome shotgun sequence genome includes a region encoding these proteins:
- the GJB6 gene encoding gap junction beta-6 protein, with protein MDWGTLHTFIGGVNKHSTSIGKVWITVIFIFRVMILVVAAQEVWGDEQEDFVCNTLQPGCKNVCYDHFFPVSHIRLWALQLIFVSTPALLVAMHVAYYRHETARKFRRGEKRNEFKDLEDIKKQKVRIEGSLWWTYTSSIFFRIIFEASFMYVFYFLYNGYHLPWVLKCGIDPCPNLVDCFISRPTEKTVFTIFMISASVICMLLNVAELCYLLLKVCFRRSKRTQTQRNHPNHTLKESKQNEMNELISDSGQNAITGFPS; from the coding sequence ATGGACTGGGGTACCCTACACACTTTCATTGGGGGTGTAAACAAACACTCCACCAGCATCGGGAAGGTATGGATCACCGTAATCTTCATCTTCCGTGTCATGATCCTTGTAGTGGCTGCTCAAGAAGTGTGGGGTGATGAGCAGGAAGATTTTGTTTGCAACACTCTGCAACCAGGATGCAAAAATGTATGCTATGACCACTTTTTTCCTGTGTCCCACATCCGGCTGTGGGCCCTGCAACTCATCTTTGTCTCCACCCCGGCCCTGTTGGTAGCGATGCATGTTGCCTACTACAGACATGAGACTGCCCGCAAATTTAGgcgaggagagaaaagaaatgaattcaaagACTTAGAAGACATTAAAAAGCAGAAGGTTCGGATAGAGGGGTCCCTGTGGTGGACGTACACCAGCAGTATCTTCTTCCGAATCATCTTTGAAGCATCCTTTATGTACGTGTTTTACTTCCTTTACAATGGGTACCATCTGCCTTGGGTGTTGAAATGTGGGATTGACCCTTGCCCCAACCTTGTCGACTGCTTTATCTCTAGACCTACTGAGAAAACCGTGTTTACCatttttatgatttctgcatCTGTGATTTGCATGCTGCTTAACGTGGCTGAATTGTGTTACCTGCTGCTGAAAGTATGTTTTAGGAGATCAAAAAGAACACAAACACAAAGAAATCATCCCAATCACACCCTAAAAGAGAgtaagcaaaatgaaatgaatgagctGATTTCAGATAGTGGTCAAAATGCCATCACAGGCTTT